Proteins encoded by one window of Canis lupus dingo isolate Sandy chromosome 10, ASM325472v2, whole genome shotgun sequence:
- the LOC112677893 gene encoding uncharacterized protein LOC112677893 translates to MYGAPRKGAASVSSHLVAGRPFPLRLRLLHANVLTWLTTVEKTHMETSGLELLLERTWEPSHHQHHRHQHHHYHRPSPAQLPPAPSAPPPPPPPLPPAPAPPPPSPLPPVPLPPAPPPPLSPAPAPPAPPPPLPPAPPPCTCTASAKSNLNSECCKSPPESCVTKPQSKSQSI, encoded by the coding sequence ATGTACGGTGCCCCCAGAAAAGGAGCTGCCTCTGTGTCATCACACTTGGTGGCAGGACGCCCATTTCCGCTCAGGCTCAGGCTGCTCCACGCCAATGTGCTCACCTGGCTCACCACCGTGGAAAAGACTCACATGGAAACATCTGGCCTCGAATTATTGCTGGAACGAACCTGGGAACCATCCCACCACCAGCATCACCgccaccagcaccaccactacCACCGGCCATCGCCAGCACAACTGCCACCAGCACCATCAGCAccaccgccgccaccaccaccactgccaccagcaccagcaccaccaccaccatctccactgCCACCAGTACCActgccaccagcaccaccaccaccactttcaccagcaccagcaccaccagcaccaccaccgccactgccaccagcaccaccaccatgCACATGCACAGCCTCTGCAAAGTCTAATCTGAACTCAGAATGTTGCAAGAGCCCACCTGAGAGTTGTGTGACCAAACCTCAGTCCAAGAGCCAAAGCATTTAA